One genomic window of Geodermatophilus sp. DSM 44513 includes the following:
- a CDS encoding DUF3099 domain-containing protein, whose amino-acid sequence MASSQQPARAHRPEPVLITEAAPSLADQHNARKRRYVITMLVRSISLILAAVFYQTLWLAIAFAVLGTVLPWVAVMMANDRPPKKKLDAHRYTAPRPDRILENPSRPGRVIEH is encoded by the coding sequence GTGGCCTCGAGCCAGCAGCCCGCGCGTGCCCACCGACCGGAGCCGGTGCTCATCACCGAGGCGGCACCGAGCCTGGCCGACCAGCACAACGCCCGGAAGCGGCGGTACGTCATCACGATGCTGGTCCGCAGCATCAGCCTCATCCTGGCGGCGGTCTTCTACCAGACCCTGTGGCTGGCGATCGCCTTCGCCGTACTCGGCACCGTCCTGCCCTGGGTGGCGGTCATGATGGCCAACGACCGGCCGCCGAAGAAGAAGCTCGACGCCCACCGCTACACCGCGCCGCGACCGGACCGCATCCTGGAGAACCCGTCCCGCCCCGGGCGCGTCATCGAGCACTGA
- a CDS encoding HhH-GPD-type base excision DNA repair protein codes for MPQLRIAQDPAADDLLGRDPLALLLGMLLDQQFPMERAFAGPRLLADRMGVDTLSAAGLADADPGQVVTWFRGPPAVHRYPGSMAARTQALCRLLVDRHDGRAEGLWAGVPDGATLLRRVRELPGFGEQKARILVALLGKQYGVTPPGWREAAGDYGQEGSRRSVADVTGPESLAEVRAGKQEAKRAARAAVPS; via the coding sequence GTGCCCCAGCTGCGCATCGCCCAGGACCCGGCGGCCGACGACCTGCTCGGCCGCGACCCGCTGGCCCTGCTGCTCGGGATGCTCCTGGACCAGCAGTTCCCCATGGAGCGGGCCTTCGCCGGGCCCCGTCTGCTGGCCGACCGGATGGGCGTGGACACCCTGTCGGCGGCCGGGCTCGCCGACGCCGACCCCGGGCAGGTGGTGACCTGGTTCCGGGGTCCCCCGGCGGTCCACCGCTACCCGGGCTCGATGGCCGCCCGCACGCAGGCGCTCTGCCGGCTGCTGGTCGACCGCCACGACGGCCGGGCCGAGGGGCTGTGGGCCGGCGTGCCGGACGGCGCGACGCTGCTGCGGCGGGTCCGCGAGCTGCCCGGCTTCGGCGAGCAGAAGGCGCGGATCCTCGTCGCGCTGCTCGGCAAGCAGTACGGCGTCACCCCGCCCGGCTGGCGGGAGGCCGCCGGCGACTACGGCCAGGAGGGGTCCCGGCGGTCGGTCGCCGACGTCACCGGCCCGGAGTCGCTGGCCGAGGTGCGGGCCGGGAAGCAGGAGGCCAAGCGGGCGGCCAGGGCCGCCGTCCCCTCCTGA
- the dtd gene encoding D-aminoacyl-tRNA deacylase: MRAVVSRVATASVTVDGAVVGEVGPGLLALVGVGRVDDAERARALARKVHELRVFPTDDGARSVGDLGLPVLVVSQFTLYADTRKGRRPSWADAAPGEVAEPLVDEVVAELRRRGSEVATGVFGARMLVSSVNEGPMTLLLEV; the protein is encoded by the coding sequence GTGCGCGCGGTGGTGAGCAGGGTGGCGACGGCCTCGGTGACCGTGGACGGCGCGGTCGTCGGGGAGGTCGGCCCGGGGCTGCTGGCGCTGGTCGGCGTCGGCCGCGTGGACGACGCCGAGCGGGCCCGGGCGCTGGCGCGCAAGGTGCACGAGCTGCGGGTCTTCCCCACCGACGACGGCGCCCGCTCCGTGGGCGACCTGGGCCTGCCGGTGCTGGTCGTCAGCCAGTTCACCCTCTACGCCGACACGCGGAAGGGCCGCCGTCCCTCCTGGGCCGACGCCGCCCCCGGCGAGGTGGCCGAGCCGCTGGTCGACGAGGTGGTCGCCGAGCTGCGCCGACGCGGCAGCGAGGTGGCCACGGGCGTCTTCGGGGCCCGCATGCTGGTGTCGTCGGTCAACGAGGGCCCGATGACCCTGCTGCTGGAGGTCTGA
- the sigB gene encoding RNA polymerase sigma factor SigB, with translation MTLLQSSTTDALEVRSPRREPDTSGLVSTDLVRVYLNTIGKTALLTAEQEVELSKRIEAGLYAERLLTERQLTPALQRDYKALAADGKAAKRHLLEANLRLVVSVAKRYTGHGMTFLDLIQEGNVGLIRAVEKFDYTKGFKFSTYATWWIRQAITRAMADSGRTIRLPVHLAEQVNKVVRTRRRIHQELEREPTAEELGLELDMTPERITELLEYSRDLVSLDQTVGADEESRLGDFIEDADAAVAEDAVAFQMMKGDVRTVLSTLEDRERDVVVLRFGLDGGQPRTLEQIGKQFGLSRERVRQIERETMAKLRAPERAEALRDYLA, from the coding sequence GTGACGCTGCTGCAGTCTTCCACCACCGACGCCCTCGAGGTGCGCTCCCCGCGCCGCGAGCCGGACACCAGCGGCCTGGTGTCCACCGACCTCGTCCGGGTGTACCTCAACACCATCGGCAAGACCGCGCTGCTGACCGCCGAGCAGGAGGTCGAGCTCTCCAAGCGCATCGAGGCCGGCCTGTACGCCGAGCGGCTGCTCACCGAGCGGCAGCTCACCCCCGCCCTGCAGCGGGACTACAAGGCGCTGGCCGCCGACGGCAAGGCCGCCAAGCGGCACCTGCTGGAGGCCAACCTGCGCCTGGTCGTCTCGGTGGCCAAGCGCTACACCGGCCACGGCATGACGTTCCTGGACCTCATCCAGGAGGGCAACGTCGGCCTGATCCGGGCGGTCGAGAAGTTCGACTACACCAAGGGCTTCAAGTTCTCCACCTACGCGACGTGGTGGATCCGCCAGGCCATCACCCGCGCCATGGCCGACTCCGGCCGCACCATCCGGCTGCCCGTGCACCTCGCCGAGCAGGTCAACAAGGTGGTGCGCACCCGGCGCCGGATCCACCAGGAGCTGGAGCGCGAGCCCACCGCCGAGGAGCTCGGCCTGGAGCTCGACATGACCCCGGAGCGGATCACCGAGCTGCTGGAGTACTCCCGCGACCTGGTGAGCCTGGACCAGACGGTGGGCGCCGACGAGGAGTCCCGCCTCGGTGACTTCATCGAGGACGCCGACGCCGCGGTCGCCGAGGACGCCGTGGCCTTCCAGATGATGAAGGGCGACGTGCGCACCGTGCTCTCCACGCTGGAGGACCGGGAGCGCGACGTGGTCGTGCTGCGCTTCGGCCTGGACGGCGGCCAGCCGCGCACGCTGGAGCAGATCGGCAAGCAGTTCGGCCTGTCCCGCGAGCGGGTCCGCCAGATCGAGCGCGAGACCATGGCCAAGCTGCGCGCGCCCGAGCGCGCCGAGGCCCTGCGCGACTACCTGGCCTGA
- a CDS encoding bifunctional GNAT family N-acetyltransferase/acetate--CoA ligase family protein → MVAADGGTLHLRPIRPEDADRLVGLMDRSSDQTRYYRFFGPMKRLSDRDLYRFTHVDHDARVAFVLVLGDQVVGVGRYDRYPGTDDAEVAFLVEDAHQGRGLGSVLLEHLAAAARERGITTFVAEVLAQNNRMVRVFLDAGYTPKRSYEEGVVHLTFPIAPTETALQVAYEREQRSESRSIARLLTPSSVAVVGASNDDGKIGNAVLRHLLDLGFEGPVYPVNPGTRHVRGVPAYAGIEDVPDDVDLAVLAVPADEVAGVVEACRRKRVHGLVVISGGFGESGPEGRVRERELVAAARASGMRVVGPNCLGIVNTDPAVRLNASLAPRVPGRGRVGFFAQSGALGSALLGQARNRNIGLSSFVSAGNRADVSGNDMLQYWATDPGTEVVLLHLESFGNPRKFARLARRVGRTKPVVAVKSGRHVRMTEGLAGTSVAVPEESVAALFASAGVIRVETLAQLFDVGTLLAHQPLPAGDRVAVVGNSTAMGWLVSDAVLEQGMRLAHEAPTDIGADGSAERFRAALQGAVDDDTVDAVVAVFLPPVSRGAAEYGRALRDVATGADKPVVATFLSSEGVPVELAVPGEDGTPARGSVPSFSTPERAVIALARMVQYAAWRRRPVGEVPELDGVDEQAGRDVVLAALAGDPGGRALTDEEVIALLAAYGIPLLGTRTVTDAEAAVQAAEEVGYPVVLKSTAPWLRHRSDLGGVRLDLGDAEAVRAAFAAIPSGDPVIVQEMAAPGVATVVEIVDDPSFGALVSFGLGGVATDLLGDRAYRTLPLTDRDAAELVRAPRAWPLLDGYRGSEPVDVAALEDLLLRVARLADDLPEVLQLGMEPVIVGPPDPWHGGRSLVVAGAAARVGPPTARVDPGPRRLRSPM, encoded by the coding sequence GTGGTCGCCGCCGACGGCGGCACGCTGCACCTGCGCCCCATCCGCCCGGAGGACGCCGATCGCCTCGTCGGGCTGATGGACCGCAGCTCCGACCAGACCCGCTACTACCGGTTCTTCGGGCCGATGAAGCGGCTGTCGGACCGGGACCTGTACCGCTTCACCCACGTCGACCACGACGCGCGGGTGGCCTTCGTCCTCGTCCTCGGCGACCAGGTGGTCGGCGTCGGCCGCTACGACCGCTACCCGGGCACCGACGACGCCGAGGTCGCCTTCCTCGTCGAGGACGCCCACCAGGGCCGCGGGCTGGGCTCGGTGCTGCTGGAGCACCTGGCCGCCGCCGCCCGCGAGCGTGGCATCACCACCTTCGTCGCGGAGGTGCTGGCGCAGAACAACCGGATGGTGCGGGTCTTCCTGGACGCCGGGTACACCCCGAAACGCTCCTACGAGGAGGGCGTCGTCCACCTCACCTTCCCGATCGCACCGACCGAGACCGCCCTGCAGGTCGCCTACGAGCGCGAGCAGCGCAGCGAGTCCCGGTCGATCGCCCGGCTGCTCACCCCCTCGTCGGTCGCCGTGGTGGGCGCCAGCAACGACGACGGCAAGATCGGCAACGCCGTCCTGCGGCACCTGCTCGACCTGGGCTTCGAGGGCCCGGTCTACCCGGTCAACCCCGGCACCCGGCACGTGCGCGGGGTGCCGGCCTACGCGGGCATCGAGGACGTCCCCGACGACGTCGACCTGGCCGTGCTGGCCGTGCCCGCCGACGAGGTGGCCGGTGTCGTGGAGGCCTGCCGGCGCAAGCGGGTGCACGGCCTGGTGGTGATCTCCGGCGGGTTCGGCGAGTCCGGCCCGGAGGGCCGGGTCCGCGAGCGGGAGCTGGTCGCCGCGGCGCGCGCGTCGGGCATGCGGGTGGTGGGGCCCAACTGCCTGGGCATCGTCAACACCGACCCGGCGGTGCGGCTGAACGCCAGCCTGGCCCCGCGGGTGCCCGGCCGCGGGCGGGTCGGCTTCTTCGCCCAGTCCGGCGCGCTGGGCTCGGCGCTGCTCGGGCAGGCCCGCAACCGCAACATCGGCCTGTCCAGCTTCGTGTCGGCCGGCAACCGCGCCGACGTCAGCGGCAACGACATGCTGCAGTACTGGGCGACCGACCCGGGCACCGAGGTGGTGCTGCTGCACCTGGAGAGCTTCGGCAACCCGCGCAAGTTCGCCCGGCTGGCCCGCCGGGTGGGCCGCACCAAGCCGGTGGTCGCGGTGAAGAGCGGCCGGCACGTGCGGATGACCGAGGGGCTGGCCGGCACGTCCGTTGCGGTGCCCGAGGAGTCGGTCGCCGCGCTGTTCGCCTCCGCGGGCGTCATCCGGGTGGAGACCCTGGCGCAGCTGTTCGACGTCGGCACGCTGCTGGCCCACCAGCCGCTGCCCGCCGGCGACCGGGTCGCGGTGGTCGGCAACTCCACCGCCATGGGCTGGCTGGTCAGCGACGCCGTCCTCGAGCAGGGCATGCGGCTGGCCCACGAGGCGCCCACGGACATCGGCGCCGACGGCTCGGCCGAGCGGTTCCGGGCCGCGCTGCAGGGCGCGGTCGACGACGACACGGTGGACGCCGTGGTCGCGGTGTTCCTGCCGCCGGTGAGCCGGGGCGCGGCCGAGTACGGCCGGGCGCTGCGCGACGTGGCCACCGGCGCGGACAAGCCGGTGGTCGCCACGTTCCTGTCCAGCGAGGGGGTGCCGGTCGAGCTCGCCGTCCCCGGGGAGGACGGGACGCCGGCCCGCGGTTCGGTGCCGTCGTTCTCCACCCCCGAGCGCGCCGTGATCGCCCTGGCGCGGATGGTGCAGTACGCGGCCTGGCGGCGCCGTCCGGTCGGCGAGGTGCCGGAGCTCGACGGCGTGGACGAGCAGGCCGGGCGGGACGTCGTCCTGGCCGCGCTGGCCGGGGACCCGGGCGGGCGGGCGCTGACCGACGAGGAGGTCATCGCGCTGCTGGCCGCCTACGGCATCCCGCTGCTGGGCACCCGCACGGTCACCGACGCCGAGGCGGCGGTGCAGGCGGCCGAGGAGGTCGGCTACCCGGTGGTGCTCAAGTCCACCGCGCCGTGGCTGCGGCACCGCTCCGACCTGGGCGGGGTGCGGCTGGACCTCGGCGACGCCGAGGCGGTGCGGGCGGCGTTCGCGGCCATCCCCTCGGGCGACCCGGTGATCGTGCAGGAGATGGCCGCGCCGGGCGTGGCCACCGTCGTGGAGATCGTCGACGACCCGTCCTTCGGCGCGCTGGTCAGCTTCGGGCTCGGTGGCGTGGCCACCGACCTGCTCGGCGACCGCGCGTACCGCACGCTCCCGCTCACGGACCGGGACGCCGCCGAGCTGGTGCGCGCCCCGCGGGCCTGGCCGTTGCTGGACGGCTACCGCGGCTCCGAGCCGGTCGACGTCGCCGCGCTGGAGGACCTGCTGCTGCGCGTGGCCCGGCTGGCCGACGACCTGCCCGAGGTGCTGCAGCTCGGCATGGAGCCGGTCATCGTCGGGCCGCCGGACCCCTGGCACGGCGGCCGGTCCCTGGTCGTGGCCGGCGCCGCGGCCCGGGTCGGCCCGCCCACCGCCCGCGTCGACCCCGGCCCCCGCCGGCTGCGCAGCCCGATGTGA
- a CDS encoding acetoin utilization protein AcuC: protein MSDSVAVVWDDALLGYTMGGDHPLHPVRLDLTMRLADSLGVLATDRLEVVEPAPAGADLLTRVHDPAYLDAVRRAPADPGVGYGLGTADNPVFEGMYDAAALITGGSVLAAERVHTGRTQHAVNISGGLHHAMRDRASGFCVFNDAAVAIRWLLDHGRQRVAYVDLDVHHGDGVQTLFYDDPRVLTVSVHQTPLTLFPGTGFPEECGDPEQALGSAVNLALPNGTDDSGWLRAFSAVVPSVLRAFRPEVLVTQCGCDAHHEDPLADLGLTIDGQRASYRAVHDLAHEICDGRWIALGGGGYGLVRCVPRAWTHLIAEAAGARLDPATEIPESWRADVVRRGLRTRPPTHMTEGGYTGFAHWDPTTESRVDRAIARTRTAVFPYFGLDPDDPRD from the coding sequence GTGAGTGACTCGGTCGCGGTCGTCTGGGACGACGCGCTGCTCGGCTACACGATGGGCGGCGACCACCCCCTGCACCCGGTGCGGCTGGACCTCACCATGCGGCTGGCCGACAGCCTCGGCGTCCTGGCCACCGACCGGCTGGAGGTGGTCGAGCCGGCGCCGGCCGGCGCCGACCTGCTGACCCGGGTGCACGACCCGGCCTACCTGGACGCGGTCCGGCGCGCCCCGGCCGACCCCGGCGTCGGGTACGGCCTCGGCACCGCCGACAACCCCGTCTTCGAGGGCATGTACGACGCGGCCGCGCTGATCACCGGGGGCAGCGTGCTGGCCGCCGAGCGGGTGCACACCGGCCGCACGCAGCACGCGGTCAACATCTCCGGCGGGCTGCACCACGCGATGCGCGACCGCGCGTCGGGCTTCTGCGTCTTCAACGACGCCGCGGTGGCCATCCGGTGGCTGCTGGACCACGGCCGCCAGCGGGTCGCCTACGTCGACCTCGACGTGCACCACGGCGACGGCGTGCAGACGCTGTTCTACGACGACCCGCGGGTGCTCACCGTCAGCGTCCACCAGACCCCGCTGACGCTGTTCCCCGGCACCGGCTTCCCCGAGGAGTGCGGCGACCCCGAGCAGGCGCTGGGCAGCGCGGTGAACCTGGCACTGCCCAACGGCACCGACGACTCCGGGTGGCTGCGGGCCTTCTCCGCCGTCGTCCCCAGCGTGCTGCGCGCGTTCCGCCCGGAGGTGCTGGTGACCCAGTGCGGCTGCGACGCCCACCACGAGGACCCGCTGGCCGACCTCGGGCTCACCATCGACGGGCAGCGGGCGAGCTACCGGGCGGTGCACGACCTGGCGCACGAGATCTGCGACGGCCGCTGGATCGCGCTCGGCGGCGGCGGGTACGGCCTGGTGCGCTGCGTCCCCCGCGCCTGGACGCACCTCATCGCCGAGGCCGCCGGCGCCCGGCTGGACCCGGCCACCGAGATCCCGGAGTCCTGGCGGGCCGACGTCGTGCGCCGCGGCCTGCGCACCCGCCCGCCCACCCACATGACCGAGGGCGGCTACACCGGCTTCGCCCACTGGGACCCGACGACGGAGTCCCGCGTCGACCGCGCCATCGCACGCACCCGCACCGCGGTGTTCCCCTACTTCGGCCTGGACCCGGACGACCCCCGTGACTGA
- a CDS encoding metal-dependent transcriptional regulator → MNDLIDTTEMYLRTIFELEEEGIVPLRARIAERLHQSGPTVSQTVARMERDGLLTVEGDRHLQLSESGRQLATAVMRKHRLAECLLVDVIGLDYADVHEEACRWEHVMSEAVERKLLTLLGNPTVSPFGNPIPGLDALGGETSAVLDSLTLLSTTATPEGRRVEIRRISEQLQEDSERMRQLAAQGLRPGMTAVAQLTAGSISLDGAVLPAGVAQHVFVSALDEELAPVEAAPLR, encoded by the coding sequence GTGAACGACCTCATCGACACCACCGAGATGTACCTCCGGACGATCTTCGAGCTGGAGGAGGAGGGCATCGTTCCCCTCCGCGCGCGGATCGCCGAGCGGCTGCACCAGAGCGGCCCGACGGTCAGCCAGACGGTCGCCCGCATGGAGCGCGACGGCCTGCTCACCGTCGAGGGCGACCGGCACCTGCAGCTGTCGGAGTCCGGCCGGCAGCTGGCCACCGCGGTGATGCGCAAGCACCGGCTGGCCGAGTGCCTGCTCGTCGACGTCATCGGCCTGGACTACGCCGACGTGCACGAGGAGGCGTGCCGCTGGGAGCACGTCATGAGCGAGGCCGTGGAGCGCAAGCTGCTCACCCTGCTCGGCAACCCGACCGTGTCCCCGTTCGGCAACCCGATCCCGGGGCTGGACGCCCTCGGCGGGGAGACCTCCGCGGTGCTGGACTCCCTGACCCTGCTGTCGACCACGGCCACGCCCGAGGGGCGCCGGGTGGAGATCAGGCGGATCAGCGAGCAGCTGCAGGAGGACAGCGAGCGGATGCGGCAGCTCGCCGCCCAGGGCCTGCGGCCCGGCATGACCGCCGTCGCGCAGCTCACCGCCGGGTCGATCAGCCTGGACGGCGCCGTGCTGCCGGCCGGGGTCGCCCAGCACGTGTTCGTCAGCGCCCTCGACGAGGAGCTCGCCCCCGTGGAGGCGGCCCCCCTGCGCTGA
- a CDS encoding S9 family peptidase, whose product MSEPTGAETAAPADPFADLAAFVALPRVGGLALSPDGRRLAVGVQTLDPEGKTWQSALWEVDPQGRRPARRLTRGARGESAPVWAPDGSLLFTSARPDPSATGDDEEPKPALWALPADGGEARPVLAHPGGIGGVAVAADTGDVVVTASAVPGAADAEDDAARRKRRTDAGVTAILHEAYPVRYWDSDLGPATPHVFWAGALPADPAAGGERPAVALRDLTPDAVPPAGAGGDLDLSPDGRALVRVESVPDGPAGRRERVVLLDTATGQARVLVDDPAADVHSPRFAPDGSAVICVRESTSTWEEPPDYTLLHVDVASGETRDLTAGFDRWPSAPQFGADATTVYFLADDGGRHALFRVPVAGGDPVRMTTDGAYSDLQVARDGSALYALRSAYDEPPTPVRLDPEATGQHPGPLLSPAPASALPGTLHEVEATAADGIPVHSWLVLPEGASAEQPAPLLLWVHGGPLMSWNAWSWRWCPWVMAARGYAVLLPDPALSQGYGQDFVRRGWGEWGGAPYTDLMAAVDAAVARPEVDGSRTAAMGGSFGGYMANWIATRTDRFAAIVTHASLWDLDSFVGTTDAAYYWEKEWGDPVQRPERYEANSPHRAADAIRTPVLVIHGDRDYRVPIGEALRLWYDLQKRGVPSRFLYFPDENHWVLHPGNHRVWYDTVLAFLAEHVHGEQWRRPELL is encoded by the coding sequence GTGAGCGAGCCGACCGGCGCCGAGACCGCCGCCCCCGCCGACCCCTTCGCCGACCTCGCCGCCTTCGTCGCGCTCCCCCGGGTCGGCGGGCTGGCCCTGTCGCCGGACGGGCGGCGGCTGGCCGTCGGGGTGCAGACGCTGGACCCCGAGGGCAAGACGTGGCAGTCCGCGCTGTGGGAGGTCGACCCGCAGGGGCGGCGCCCGGCCCGGCGGCTCACCCGCGGCGCGCGCGGTGAGTCCGCGCCGGTGTGGGCGCCCGACGGGTCGCTGCTGTTCACCTCCGCCCGTCCCGACCCCTCGGCCACGGGCGACGACGAGGAGCCGAAGCCCGCGCTGTGGGCGCTGCCCGCCGACGGCGGCGAGGCCCGCCCAGTGCTCGCCCACCCCGGCGGGATCGGCGGGGTGGCCGTCGCCGCGGACACCGGCGACGTGGTCGTCACCGCCTCGGCCGTGCCGGGTGCCGCCGACGCCGAGGACGACGCGGCGCGGCGCAAGCGGCGCACCGACGCCGGGGTGACCGCGATCCTGCACGAGGCCTACCCGGTGCGGTACTGGGACAGCGACCTGGGGCCGGCCACCCCGCACGTGTTCTGGGCCGGCGCGCTGCCGGCCGACCCCGCCGCCGGTGGGGAGCGACCCGCCGTCGCGCTGCGCGACCTCACGCCGGACGCCGTCCCGCCCGCGGGCGCCGGCGGCGACCTGGACCTGTCCCCCGACGGGCGCGCCCTGGTGCGGGTGGAGTCCGTGCCCGACGGCCCCGCCGGCCGGCGCGAGCGGGTGGTCCTGCTCGACACCGCGACCGGTCAGGCCCGCGTACTGGTCGACGACCCGGCCGCCGACGTGCACTCGCCCCGCTTCGCCCCCGACGGGAGCGCCGTCATCTGCGTACGGGAGTCGACGTCGACCTGGGAGGAGCCGCCGGACTACACCCTGCTGCACGTCGACGTCGCGAGCGGGGAGACCCGCGACCTCACCGCCGGCTTCGACCGCTGGCCGTCGGCGCCGCAGTTCGGCGCCGACGCGACGACGGTGTACTTCCTCGCCGACGACGGCGGCCGGCACGCGCTGTTCCGCGTGCCCGTGGCCGGCGGCGACCCGGTGCGGATGACCACCGACGGCGCCTACAGCGACCTGCAGGTGGCCCGCGACGGCAGCGCCCTGTACGCGCTGCGCTCGGCCTACGACGAGCCCCCGACGCCGGTGCGGCTGGACCCGGAGGCGACCGGCCAGCACCCCGGGCCGCTGCTGTCCCCCGCGCCGGCGTCGGCGCTGCCCGGCACGCTGCACGAGGTCGAGGCCACCGCCGCCGACGGCATCCCGGTGCACTCCTGGCTGGTGCTGCCGGAGGGCGCGTCGGCGGAGCAGCCGGCGCCGCTGCTGCTGTGGGTGCACGGTGGGCCGCTGATGAGCTGGAACGCCTGGTCGTGGCGCTGGTGCCCGTGGGTGATGGCGGCGCGGGGCTACGCCGTCCTGCTGCCGGACCCGGCGCTGTCGCAGGGCTACGGGCAGGACTTCGTCCGCCGCGGCTGGGGCGAGTGGGGCGGAGCGCCCTACACCGACCTGATGGCGGCCGTGGACGCCGCCGTGGCGCGCCCGGAGGTCGACGGGTCGCGCACCGCCGCGATGGGCGGCTCCTTCGGCGGCTACATGGCCAACTGGATCGCCACCCGGACCGACCGGTTCGCCGCGATCGTCACCCACGCCAGCCTGTGGGACCTGGACTCGTTCGTGGGCACCACCGACGCGGCCTACTACTGGGAGAAGGAGTGGGGCGACCCGGTGCAGCGGCCGGAGCGCTACGAGGCGAACTCGCCGCACCGCGCCGCCGACGCCATCCGGACGCCGGTGCTGGTCATCCACGGCGACCGGGACTACCGGGTGCCGATCGGTGAGGCGCTGCGCCTGTGGTACGACCTGCAGAAGCGCGGCGTGCCCTCCCGGTTCCTGTACTTCCCCGACGAGAACCACTGGGTGCTGCACCCCGGCAACCACCGCGTCTGGTACGACACGGTGCTGGCCTTCCTGGCCGAGCACGTGCACGGCGAGCAGTGGCGGCGCCCCGAGCTGCTGTGA
- a CDS encoding DUF4192 domain-containing protein, with amino-acid sequence MDDPTPPLVRLSEPADVLSALPYLIGFHPQESVVVVALGGDTGNRVCLTARADLPDRATSPEVARDLARRVATEDPAGVVVAVVTASPDEHDRRPGGDPRAGLPHRGVVHDVVAALADEGIPVRDALLLRGGRWWSYDCPEPCCVPGAGTALPGGVPALAAASVAAGQVVARDRGELEGRIAPVDGAARAAMEAVTWRLVDRRAHAAREDPDAEARRSWDALLAALRRCGPGGSRLPDRQVAGVLWALADVRVRDRALGLALGEDAPAAELLWTECTRRAPAPLDAAPATLLAVSAWLRGDGAMAGVALQRALDSRPTYRLAQLLAEGLAACLPPRELRTLVTTVTADPDALWAAG; translated from the coding sequence ATGGACGACCCCACGCCACCTCTGGTGCGCCTCTCCGAGCCCGCCGACGTCCTCAGCGCGCTGCCGTACCTGATCGGCTTCCACCCGCAGGAGTCCGTGGTCGTGGTCGCGCTCGGCGGGGACACCGGCAACCGGGTGTGCCTCACCGCCCGCGCCGACCTGCCCGACCGCGCGACCTCACCCGAGGTCGCGCGCGACCTGGCCCGCCGGGTGGCCACCGAGGACCCGGCCGGCGTCGTGGTCGCCGTCGTCACCGCGTCGCCGGACGAGCACGACCGCCGGCCCGGCGGCGACCCGCGCGCCGGGCTGCCGCACCGCGGGGTGGTGCACGACGTCGTCGCCGCCCTGGCCGACGAGGGCATCCCGGTGCGGGACGCCCTGCTCCTGCGCGGCGGCCGCTGGTGGTCCTACGACTGCCCGGAGCCGTGCTGCGTCCCCGGCGCCGGCACGGCGCTGCCCGGCGGCGTGCCCGCGCTCGCGGCCGCCTCGGTGGCGGCCGGCCAGGTGGTCGCCCGCGACCGCGGGGAGCTCGAGGGGCGGATCGCCCCGGTCGACGGCGCGGCGCGGGCCGCGATGGAGGCGGTCACCTGGCGGCTGGTGGACCGCCGCGCCCACGCCGCCCGCGAGGACCCGGACGCCGAGGCCCGCCGTTCGTGGGACGCGCTGCTGGCGGCGCTGCGCCGCTGCGGGCCGGGCGGGAGCCGGCTCCCGGACCGCCAGGTCGCCGGGGTGCTGTGGGCGCTGGCCGACGTCCGGGTGCGTGACCGGGCGCTCGGCCTGGCCCTGGGGGAGGACGCGCCGGCCGCCGAGCTGCTGTGGACCGAGTGCACCCGTCGCGCCCCCGCTCCGCTGGACGCCGCCCCGGCCACGCTGCTCGCGGTGAGCGCGTGGCTGCGTGGGGACGGCGCGATGGCCGGTGTCGCACTGCAGCGGGCGCTGGACAGCCGCCCCACCTACCGGCTGGCGCAGCTGCTCGCCGAGGGGCTGGCCGCCTGCCTGCCGCCGCGCGAGCTGCGCACCCTCGTCACGACGGTGACCGCCGACCCCGACGCGCTGTGGGCCGCCGGGTGA
- a CDS encoding Dabb family protein — MLRHVVLFTWSDDADEERREQTLAALRRLPEEVGGMTAFAVGPDAGLRPGNAHTALVADFPDVEAWRRYAEDPVHLQVIADHVTPVLAARTAVQYEV; from the coding sequence GTGCTGCGCCACGTCGTCCTGTTCACCTGGTCCGACGACGCCGACGAGGAGCGCCGGGAGCAGACCCTGGCCGCCCTGCGCCGGCTGCCCGAGGAGGTCGGTGGGATGACCGCCTTCGCCGTCGGCCCGGACGCCGGGCTGCGCCCGGGCAACGCGCACACCGCGCTGGTCGCCGACTTCCCGGACGTCGAGGCCTGGCGGCGCTACGCGGAGGACCCGGTGCACCTGCAGGTGATCGCCGACCACGTCACCCCGGTCCTCGCCGCGCGCACCGCCGTCCAGTACGAGGTCTAG